In Vibrio tritonius, the following are encoded in one genomic region:
- the recN gene encoding DNA repair protein RecN yields MLAHLSVNNFAIVKSLQLELASGMTTITGETGAGKSIAIDALSLCLGGRAEASIVRQGESKTEVCATFILDNNVNATRWLEDNELLDGKDCILRRIITKEGRSRAFINGSPVPLSQLKSLGQLLINIHGQHAHQQLMKNEYQLTMLDQYAGHTELLKKTRLAYQDWRQANNQLKQLKENSQNNLAQLQLLEYQIKELNELAIAEDEFGELEQEYKRLSNSGDLAINCQKAIELIYEGEEVNALSILQSASSTLVELAELDNSLSTLPNMVSEAMIQLEEANSELRNYLDSIDVDPERMAFVEERYSRIMSLSRKHHVLPEELYQHHQDLLSQIAQLDCSDEKMAEYEQDVAAKYQALVTRAEKLHKSRSRYAKELDKLISQSMHELSMEHAQFRIEVNSQEHPSPLGFDAVTFLVSTNPGQPLQPIAKVASGGELSRMSLAIQVITAQKVDTPSLIFDEVDVGISGPTAAVVGKMLRKLGESTQVLCVTHLPQVAGYGHNQMFVAKQTKAGKTETQMVKLNQEQRIAELARLLGGSEITPTTLANAKELLVAA; encoded by the coding sequence ATGCTGGCTCATCTCAGTGTCAATAACTTCGCTATCGTGAAATCTTTGCAATTAGAACTCGCTTCCGGAATGACCACTATTACCGGTGAGACAGGTGCAGGCAAATCTATCGCAATCGATGCTTTAAGTTTATGTCTTGGCGGCCGAGCGGAAGCCAGCATTGTAAGACAAGGTGAATCCAAAACCGAAGTCTGCGCCACCTTTATTCTCGATAACAACGTCAACGCAACCCGCTGGCTGGAAGACAACGAACTTCTTGATGGCAAAGATTGTATTTTACGTCGCATCATCACCAAAGAAGGCCGTTCCCGCGCGTTTATCAACGGTAGCCCAGTTCCTCTATCCCAATTAAAATCATTAGGACAGTTACTGATTAACATCCATGGTCAACATGCTCATCAACAACTGATGAAAAATGAATATCAACTGACCATGCTAGATCAGTACGCCGGGCATACCGAATTATTAAAGAAAACGCGTTTGGCTTACCAAGACTGGCGTCAGGCTAATAATCAATTAAAACAACTCAAAGAAAACAGCCAAAACAATTTGGCTCAACTTCAGTTACTCGAATATCAAATAAAAGAACTGAATGAACTTGCCATTGCCGAAGATGAATTTGGTGAATTGGAGCAAGAGTACAAACGCTTATCTAACAGTGGCGACCTTGCGATTAACTGTCAAAAGGCCATAGAGCTCATTTACGAAGGTGAAGAGGTCAATGCCTTAAGCATTCTTCAATCGGCCAGTAGCACCCTTGTAGAGCTCGCAGAATTAGACAACTCATTATCTACGCTGCCCAATATGGTTTCTGAAGCGATGATTCAGCTAGAAGAAGCCAATAGTGAACTCAGAAACTACCTCGATAGTATCGATGTTGATCCTGAGCGCATGGCGTTTGTTGAAGAGCGTTACTCACGCATTATGTCGCTTTCTCGTAAGCACCATGTTCTTCCAGAAGAACTTTACCAACATCATCAAGACCTACTGAGCCAAATCGCCCAGCTCGATTGCTCAGATGAAAAAATGGCAGAGTACGAACAAGATGTCGCGGCAAAATATCAAGCTCTTGTAACTCGAGCAGAAAAGCTGCACAAGTCTCGCTCTCGCTATGCCAAAGAATTAGATAAACTGATTTCACAAAGTATGCACGAACTGAGTATGGAACATGCTCAATTCCGTATCGAAGTGAACTCACAAGAGCACCCATCACCACTAGGATTTGACGCAGTGACTTTCTTGGTCTCAACAAACCCAGGTCAGCCACTACAACCGATCGCAAAAGTGGCTTCAGGTGGCGAACTCTCACGTATGTCACTAGCAATACAAGTGATTACCGCACAGAAAGTAGATACCCCTAGCCTAATCTTTGATGAAGTGGATGTCGGTATCTCTGGCCCTACCGCTGCGGTTGTTGGCAAAATGCTGCGCAAACTGGGCGAATCAACCCAAGTGCTGTGTGTCACTCACTTACCTCAAGTCGCTGGCTATGGCCACAACCAGATGTTTGTTGCTAAACAAACCAAAGCAGGCAAAACCGAAACACAAATGGTTAAATTGAACCAAGAGCAGCGTATCGCTGAATTGGCTCGCCTACTAGGTGGTAGTGAAATTACGCCAACAACCCTTGCCAACGCAAAAGAGTTACTCGTTGCTGCTTAA
- the bamE gene encoding outer membrane protein assembly factor BamE, translated as MQFSKWLIALPLALSALTGCSVVERLVYRIDINQGNYIEQREVDQLKFGMSKEQVRYVLGSPMLVENGYPNTWYYIYSHTPGHDETIQKDLVVNFNDSDKLVKISGDYKPGSNFFEGVN; from the coding sequence ATGCAGTTTAGCAAGTGGCTTATCGCCCTCCCTCTAGCACTCAGTGCTCTGACAGGCTGTTCCGTTGTAGAGCGTTTGGTTTACCGAATCGACATCAACCAAGGAAACTACATTGAGCAACGTGAAGTTGACCAACTGAAATTTGGCATGTCAAAAGAACAAGTACGCTATGTACTAGGATCACCAATGCTCGTAGAAAACGGCTATCCAAATACGTGGTACTACATTTATTCTCACACCCCAGGTCATGATGAAACTATCCAAAAAGATTTGGTGGTTAACTTCAATGATTCAGACAAGCTCGTGAAAATCTCTGGTGATTACAAACCGGGATCGAACTTCTTTGAAGGTGTGAACTAA
- a CDS encoding RnfH family protein: MENESGMIHVEVVYALPHEQRVVKLVVKSDLTVEEIIQKSGLLEMYPEIDLKANKVGVYSRNVKLDATVRDHDRIEIYRPLVADPKEIRRKRAEQAKQK; encoded by the coding sequence ATGGAAAATGAAAGCGGCATGATTCATGTTGAAGTGGTTTACGCACTTCCTCATGAACAAAGAGTGGTTAAGCTGGTGGTTAAGAGCGATTTGACCGTTGAAGAGATCATTCAAAAATCCGGTCTTTTGGAAATGTATCCTGAGATAGATTTGAAAGCGAACAAGGTTGGTGTTTATTCGCGCAACGTGAAATTAGACGCAACAGTTCGCGATCATGACCGAATTGAAATTTACCGACCTCTCGTTGCCGACCCGAAAGAGATTCGCCGTAAGCGTGCTGAACAAGCAAAACAAAAATAG
- a CDS encoding SRPBCC family protein, whose protein sequence is MNQVSRSALVSFSAEQMFHLVNDVARYPEFLPGCSGSQVIESTDDKMVASVDVAKAGIKKTFVTRNDLRPGEAILMELVDGPFKTLRGGWYFTPLDEQACKVELKLEFEFSSKMIEMVFGKVFNELTNNMVNAFTERAKQVYR, encoded by the coding sequence ATGAATCAAGTGAGTCGTTCTGCGTTAGTGTCGTTTAGTGCAGAGCAGATGTTTCATCTGGTCAATGATGTGGCTCGTTATCCAGAGTTTTTACCTGGTTGTTCAGGGTCACAGGTGATTGAGTCTACCGATGACAAAATGGTTGCGTCTGTCGATGTTGCAAAAGCGGGCATCAAGAAGACGTTCGTGACTCGAAATGATCTGCGTCCGGGCGAGGCGATTTTAATGGAGTTAGTGGATGGCCCATTTAAAACCTTGCGTGGCGGTTGGTATTTTACTCCGCTCGATGAGCAGGCATGTAAAGTCGAACTAAAGTTGGAATTTGAGTTTTCTAGCAAAATGATTGAGATGGTGTTTGGTAAAGTTTTTAATGAGTTGACTAATAATATGGTGAACGCATTTACTGAACGTGCGAAACAGGTGTATCGATAA
- the smpB gene encoding SsrA-binding protein SmpB yields the protein MAKKKSKDKAGSNTIALNKKARHEYFIEDEIEAGLELQGWEVKALRQGKANIAESYVYMRDGEAFVSGMSIVPLQQASTHVVANPTRVRKLLLSRRELDNLFGRINREGMTLTALSLYWSRSWVKLKIGVAKGKKMHDKRDTLKEQDWQRQKARIMKSNLR from the coding sequence ATGGCAAAGAAAAAATCTAAAGATAAAGCGGGTAGTAACACTATCGCGCTAAACAAAAAAGCTCGTCATGAATATTTCATTGAAGATGAAATTGAAGCAGGACTTGAGCTACAAGGCTGGGAAGTAAAAGCACTTCGCCAAGGCAAAGCAAATATCGCAGAAAGCTATGTTTACATGCGTGACGGAGAAGCGTTTGTATCTGGAATGAGCATCGTTCCATTACAACAAGCCTCTACCCACGTTGTAGCAAATCCAACTCGCGTTCGTAAGCTTTTGCTATCGCGTCGTGAATTGGACAACCTATTTGGACGAATTAACCGCGAAGGTATGACGTTAACTGCGTTATCGCTCTACTGGTCGCGTTCTTGGGTAAAACTGAAAATCGGTGTTGCCAAAGGTAAAAAAATGCATGACAAACGCGATACTTTGAAAGAACAAGATTGGCAGCGCCAAAAAGCGCGCATCATGAAAAGTAACTTGCGTTAA
- a CDS encoding integrase domain-containing protein produces the protein MPKAATPLTQTQIKNAKPKEKDNNLSDGFGLQLRVRSNGTKHWNYQYSHPFTKKRVNIGLGTLDKVSLKLARELARKYRELVAQGIDPKDAREQEQLSIQALYQNTFYTIAKRWMEIKRDSVTPDYAKDLWRSLELHIFPSLGNTPIYALTAPNVIKILRPIEAKGSLETVKRLTQRLNEVMTYAVNCGLVQANPLSGIKEVFKKPKKENMAALAPAELPELMQAIATASIKRTTRCLIEWQLHTMTRPNEASSARWEEIDLETKIWTIPPERMKKRREHRIPLTEQMLALLEVMKPISGHREYVFPSDRDPKKPCNSQTANMALKRMGFAGRLVSHGLRSLASTTLNEQGFERDLVEAALAHVDDNQVRSAYNRTDYLERRIPMMCWWSEHIEKASQGSLLNTTTRNLRAIGLVRGDDIYVRLFKL, from the coding sequence ATGCCGAAAGCCGCTACTCCTCTTACCCAAACTCAAATCAAAAACGCCAAACCTAAAGAGAAAGACAACAACCTTTCAGACGGTTTTGGTCTTCAACTACGAGTACGCAGTAACGGTACTAAGCACTGGAACTATCAATACAGCCATCCCTTCACGAAAAAGCGTGTGAATATTGGTTTGGGTACTCTCGATAAGGTCAGTTTAAAACTGGCAAGGGAATTGGCGCGAAAATATCGTGAGTTAGTTGCACAAGGTATTGATCCCAAAGATGCGCGTGAACAAGAGCAACTATCCATTCAAGCGCTTTATCAAAACACGTTTTACACCATTGCGAAACGTTGGATGGAAATTAAACGAGACAGTGTCACTCCCGATTATGCCAAAGATCTTTGGCGTTCTTTGGAACTGCATATCTTTCCTTCTCTAGGAAATACACCTATCTATGCGCTCACAGCACCTAATGTCATCAAAATTCTACGTCCTATCGAAGCCAAAGGCAGCTTAGAAACCGTTAAGCGTCTAACTCAAAGACTCAATGAAGTAATGACTTACGCCGTCAACTGTGGGTTGGTTCAAGCCAACCCACTCTCCGGCATTAAAGAAGTTTTCAAAAAGCCAAAAAAAGAAAACATGGCCGCTCTCGCTCCAGCAGAATTGCCAGAGCTGATGCAAGCCATCGCTACCGCCAGTATCAAGCGCACTACACGTTGTTTAATTGAATGGCAGCTTCATACCATGACACGCCCTAACGAGGCGTCAAGTGCTCGCTGGGAGGAAATAGACCTAGAAACCAAGATATGGACTATTCCACCAGAACGAATGAAAAAAAGAAGAGAGCATCGCATTCCACTGACAGAACAAATGCTGGCTTTACTGGAAGTCATGAAACCGATTAGCGGACATCGAGAATATGTTTTCCCATCGGACCGTGATCCTAAAAAGCCATGCAATAGCCAAACCGCCAATATGGCTTTAAAACGTATGGGCTTTGCTGGGCGATTAGTCAGCCACGGCTTGCGCTCATTAGCCAGTACCACGCTCAATGAACAAGGATTCGAACGAGATTTGGTTGAAGCCGCATTAGCGCACGTTGATGACAACCAGGTACGTAGTGCTTATAACCGAACTGACTACCTAGAGCGTCGTATTCCCATGATGTGCTGGTGGAGCGAGCATATTGAAAAGGCTTCTCAAGGAAGCTTATTGAACACAACCACTCGAAACCTGAGAGCTATTGGATTAGTTCGGGGTGATGATATATATGTGAGATTATTTAAACTCTAG
- a CDS encoding zeta toxin family protein, protein MMSFAKSSLIIMVIIHHCSKELLLLLVEAIHERALHKDVSFILDSTLSSFEKAKVNIERSLKRGRFVQIIFVYQEPEQAWRLVKAREKVEGRRVPEEVFVTQFMQSQQVVSELKKIFGSDIDIMFIEKNIDGKNERPHFNVTDIDALLRKKYNRQSLETIVGLQQS, encoded by the coding sequence ATGATGAGCTTCGCAAAGAGTTCGCTGATTATCATGGTGATAATTCACCATTGTTCCAAAGAGCTGCTACTTCTTCTGGTAGAAGCGATTCACGAGCGTGCGTTACACAAAGACGTTAGCTTTATCTTGGATTCAACATTGTCTAGCTTTGAAAAAGCAAAGGTCAATATCGAACGTTCTTTAAAGCGTGGAAGGTTTGTGCAAATTATCTTTGTCTATCAGGAGCCTGAGCAAGCATGGCGCTTGGTGAAAGCACGAGAGAAAGTTGAAGGGCGAAGAGTTCCAGAAGAAGTGTTTGTGACTCAATTTATGCAATCACAACAAGTGGTTAGTGAATTGAAGAAAATATTTGGTTCTGATATCGATATTATGTTCATTGAAAAAAATATTGACGGAAAGAACGAAAGACCTCATTTTAATGTGACTGACATTGACGCATTGTTACGCAAAAAGTACAATCGCCAATCTTTAGAAACCATCGTCGGATTACAACAATCATAA
- a CDS encoding zeta toxin family protein: MNDQEVIDKAISEAKKMKKALAKRMVDYLPQEESAVSVFMAGSPGAGKTETARNILSMFKTQSGMSLVHIENDELRKEFADYHGDNSPLFQRAATSSGRSDSRACVTQRR; this comes from the coding sequence ATGAATGATCAAGAGGTTATCGATAAGGCAATTTCTGAAGCTAAAAAAATGAAAAAGGCTCTGGCTAAAAGGATGGTGGACTATTTGCCTCAGGAAGAGTCTGCGGTTTCTGTTTTTATGGCGGGTTCTCCTGGAGCTGGAAAAACTGAAACAGCGCGTAATATTTTGAGTATGTTTAAAACTCAAAGTGGTATGTCGCTAGTTCATATCGAAAATGATGAGCTTCGCAAAGAGTTCGCTGATTATCATGGTGATAATTCACCATTGTTCCAAAGAGCTGCTACTTCTTCTGGTAGAAGCGATTCACGAGCGTGCGTTACACAAAGACGTTAG
- a CDS encoding YgjP-like metallopeptidase domain-containing protein, producing the protein MSKMSWPLLKPIIFGSIPRWQKKTPECVEYILVHEMVHLLERHHNDRFKHLMDRFMPRANQ; encoded by the coding sequence ATGTCGAAAATGTCATGGCCCTTATTAAAGCCCATCATCTTTGGCTCAATTCCGCGTTGGCAAAAAAAAACGCCTGAATGTGTGGAGTATATTTTAGTTCATGAGATGGTCCATTTACTGGAACGTCACCATAATGACCGGTTCAAACATCTTATGGATCGATTTATGCCGAGAGCTAACCAGTAA
- a CDS encoding type II toxin-antitoxin system HipA family toxin, with product MMSKQIEKVEGLNIQLHGIDVAVVAHYAGGKNILTFNPNFTAMSDHQRPVFTLRQLLDPNYLSKPQIRTDKIPPVLSNLLPEGALREVTAQALRCHTNNEFSILAYLGSNLPGAVIAHPIKVGDMPAWALEQRLSTEPQQIDVKHADTKFSLAGVQMKFSSSHLDGRYHIDQEISEDMWIIKTPSTIHKGVPVNEYTCMKLAEAAGANIPEVRLIELSELAGLPSIKLPDEQYAYGIKRFDRSDKGRIHTEDFAQVFGLYPSDKYQRVNYEQLGRVLYQSSSERLKDIQQMARRLLISVLLGNGDAHLKNWTLIYHDQISPRLAPLYDVVFTVPYIEHDSLALNMAETKQWSEITMKHFEVWAEKAGAPWVAIKPHLNDVMNLARKNWLELLQALPMDAEQKLALKHHWQSLHSDFSV from the coding sequence ATGATGAGTAAGCAGATAGAAAAGGTTGAAGGTCTTAATATTCAACTGCATGGCATCGATGTTGCGGTTGTTGCTCATTATGCTGGTGGTAAAAACATTCTCACCTTTAACCCTAATTTTACCGCTATGTCAGATCACCAGCGGCCAGTTTTTACTTTGAGGCAGTTGCTTGATCCTAACTATTTAAGCAAACCACAAATTAGAACAGATAAGATTCCACCTGTCCTGTCGAATCTACTGCCTGAAGGGGCGTTAAGGGAAGTGACAGCTCAAGCGCTTCGATGTCATACCAATAATGAGTTTTCAATCCTTGCCTATTTGGGCTCTAACTTACCTGGAGCCGTTATTGCTCACCCAATAAAAGTAGGTGATATGCCAGCTTGGGCATTGGAGCAACGGTTGTCGACAGAGCCTCAACAAATTGATGTTAAGCATGCCGATACCAAGTTTTCATTAGCTGGTGTACAGATGAAATTTTCATCGTCTCATTTAGATGGCCGTTACCACATCGATCAGGAAATCTCTGAGGATATGTGGATTATAAAAACGCCCTCGACAATCCACAAAGGTGTACCCGTTAACGAATATACCTGCATGAAGTTGGCCGAAGCAGCAGGAGCCAATATTCCAGAAGTTCGACTAATTGAACTTAGCGAATTGGCTGGATTGCCAAGTATCAAGTTACCTGATGAGCAGTATGCCTATGGCATCAAGCGATTTGACCGTAGCGATAAAGGACGCATTCATACAGAAGATTTTGCGCAAGTTTTTGGCCTTTATCCTTCGGATAAATATCAACGGGTGAATTATGAGCAACTAGGTAGAGTACTGTATCAATCAAGCTCAGAGCGATTGAAAGACATCCAACAAATGGCGAGACGATTGTTGATTAGTGTTCTACTGGGTAACGGTGATGCTCATCTTAAAAATTGGACCTTGATTTATCATGATCAGATATCCCCTCGTTTGGCTCCTCTCTATGACGTGGTGTTTACCGTGCCCTATATTGAACATGACAGCCTAGCGCTCAATATGGCTGAAACCAAACAATGGTCTGAAATCACCATGAAACACTTTGAAGTGTGGGCAGAGAAAGCTGGAGCACCGTGGGTTGCAATTAAGCCGCACCTGAATGACGTTATGAACTTAGCAAGAAAAAACTGGCTTGAACTTTTACAAGCTCTTCCAATGGATGCTGAGCAGAAATTAGCATTAAAGCATCATTGGCAATCGCTACATTCGGACTTTTCAGTTTAG
- a CDS encoding helix-turn-helix domain-containing protein, which produces MKNIDEIAALLVEQRKKLGIEQKDMYMRIGMKQQQYQRIEAGSDIKLSTLLRVLEGLDLELTIAPKGKRERCASVEGVFQDQIQASQSDELQDDTDDLGFWFGSEDR; this is translated from the coding sequence ATGAAGAATATCGATGAAATTGCAGCACTGCTGGTTGAGCAACGTAAAAAACTCGGTATCGAGCAAAAAGACATGTATATGCGAATTGGCATGAAGCAGCAACAATATCAGCGTATTGAAGCGGGGAGCGACATCAAGTTATCAACTTTGCTTAGAGTGCTAGAAGGACTGGATCTGGAACTTACGATCGCGCCTAAAGGGAAAAGAGAACGTTGCGCTTCAGTTGAAGGTGTTTTTCAAGATCAGATCCAAGCATCTCAAAGTGATGAGTTACAAGATGATACTGATGACCTCGGTTTTTGGTTTGGCTCTGAGGACAGATGA
- a CDS encoding TonB-dependent siderophore receptor encodes MGGMKSGTCSRKTRYNPRHLLLCCFPVLAYSGVAYSQDQNNSDDKEVGRINTISVYGQALSDDSQTTVPKELWVGGKVATNVLDTPASVSVITQKEMDQRDVATTEEILQYSPGLLTDYYGSDDRNDYFKIRGYEATTYRDGMTLGSMRSVREDPYAFERVEVIRGANSTLFGPADPGGSVNFVSKRPKFERFGSSYVSYGSFDHKEMGLDFGDTIDDEQTVAYRLTTKIKDSDLEYDHSKDNSQFVMAGLSWQPSLDTTATLIVDYLGRDSTPNSGGYPLDKEYDRSDFFGEPDYNKHNVDRANVTAQISHYFDNGMKLSGNLRYSHLRDDFGYIYLYDYEGRTGSDISRYYFGTDTDSTQIIGNTILQYDASFDRIDSSSLIGLEYRNSSTHEVDYYGSASSINIDNPTYSGAPTIGAPYSDTDLDSITKSIFLQQNLSLDSRYILTVGVRHDFMDLSSRDIDNTLSKDDFSETSLRAALTYKVSQEWSTYISQVESVAPPTIGVKPERGNQIELGVKYAPQEINALFSAAIYDLKKKDVTMAVVQDNGTIEKETMGETRVRGIDLEMKAEVAEDFNVTGGYSYMKSKVIRGSLSDGSSIEGNEFVATPNHTASLWGYYTLPIKTMDVGLGARYIGSYYFDTDNTSKSEAVTLFDAAFSYQINKATKFSLNVHNLTDKQYVVGSGTSDYYNPGRSFNATLKYDW; translated from the coding sequence ATGGGCGGTATGAAAAGTGGTACGTGTTCACGTAAAACACGTTATAACCCAAGACATTTGCTTTTGTGTTGTTTCCCTGTATTAGCTTATTCAGGGGTTGCGTATTCTCAAGATCAAAATAATAGCGATGATAAAGAAGTCGGCCGTATCAATACTATTTCGGTTTACGGTCAAGCTTTATCCGACGATTCACAAACTACCGTACCTAAAGAATTATGGGTGGGTGGTAAAGTGGCCACCAATGTTCTCGACACTCCAGCGTCCGTTTCTGTTATTACTCAAAAAGAGATGGATCAACGTGACGTTGCCACGACCGAAGAGATTCTTCAATATTCTCCTGGTTTACTGACCGATTACTATGGTTCTGATGATCGTAACGATTACTTCAAAATCCGTGGTTATGAAGCAACGACGTATCGTGATGGCATGACGCTAGGTTCAATGCGCAGCGTGCGTGAAGATCCGTATGCTTTTGAACGTGTGGAAGTGATTCGCGGCGCGAACTCTACCTTGTTTGGTCCAGCTGACCCTGGTGGTTCAGTGAACTTTGTGAGTAAACGTCCTAAGTTTGAACGCTTCGGGTCAAGTTATGTCTCTTATGGTTCGTTTGACCATAAAGAGATGGGGCTTGATTTTGGCGATACAATCGATGATGAACAAACGGTCGCTTATCGTCTTACCACTAAAATTAAAGACAGTGATTTAGAATACGATCACTCTAAAGATAACTCTCAGTTTGTGATGGCGGGGCTATCATGGCAACCATCGCTTGATACTACAGCGACATTAATTGTCGATTACCTTGGTCGTGATTCAACACCAAACAGCGGTGGTTATCCTCTCGACAAAGAGTACGATCGCAGCGACTTTTTTGGCGAGCCTGATTACAACAAACACAATGTTGATCGTGCGAACGTGACAGCGCAAATTTCTCACTATTTTGATAACGGTATGAAGTTAAGCGGTAATTTACGTTATAGCCATTTACGTGATGATTTCGGTTATATCTATTTGTATGACTACGAAGGCCGAACTGGCAGCGATATTTCTCGTTACTATTTTGGTACAGACACGGATTCTACCCAGATCATTGGTAACACTATTTTGCAATACGATGCGAGTTTCGACCGTATCGATAGCAGCTCGCTAATTGGTTTGGAATATCGTAATTCATCGACTCATGAGGTGGATTATTATGGTTCGGCAAGCAGCATCAATATCGATAATCCGACGTACAGCGGCGCTCCAACGATTGGTGCTCCTTACAGCGATACGGATTTAGATTCGATCACTAAGTCTATCTTCTTGCAACAAAACCTATCGCTTGATAGCCGTTACATCTTAACCGTAGGTGTGCGCCATGACTTTATGGATCTCTCCAGTCGTGACATTGACAATACCCTAAGCAAAGATGATTTCTCAGAAACTTCACTGCGTGCGGCGTTGACTTACAAGGTATCGCAAGAGTGGTCAACTTACATTAGCCAAGTGGAATCTGTCGCTCCACCAACGATTGGTGTGAAACCTGAACGTGGTAATCAGATTGAACTGGGTGTGAAATACGCACCACAAGAGATTAACGCGCTATTTTCTGCAGCCATTTATGACCTGAAGAAAAAAGACGTGACCATGGCGGTTGTGCAAGACAACGGTACGATTGAGAAAGAAACCATGGGTGAAACTCGCGTACGCGGTATTGACCTAGAGATGAAAGCGGAAGTAGCAGAAGATTTCAACGTAACCGGCGGTTACTCTTACATGAAATCAAAAGTTATCCGCGGCAGCTTAAGCGATGGTTCATCAATTGAAGGTAATGAGTTTGTTGCAACACCAAACCACACTGCTTCGCTTTGGGGTTACTATACGCTACCAATCAAAACCATGGATGTAGGTTTAGGTGCTCGTTACATCGGTAGTTACTATTTCGATACTGACAACACATCGAAGAGTGAAGCTGTCACCTTGTTCGACGCTGCGTTCTCATACCAAATCAACAAAGCGACCAAGTTCTCGCTTAACGTACATAACTTGACCGACAAACAGTATGTTGTTGGCTCTGGTACATCGGATTACTACAACCCAGGCCGTTCATTTAACGCTACGTTGAAGTATGACTGGTAA
- a CDS encoding LysR family transcriptional regulator has product MELRHLKYFLAVAETQNIRSAAKKVHVTQPAISRKIKELEDELGVQLFDRLPKGLSLNKAGKVYQKHLGAVLRQIEDANAKVRQFAKTEYGSLALGAPDFILWQGEVTEQINHFRQANAQVELEVFSDSPVVLLKRLELGQIDGTFIYFHSQLSEEYETHLISKDKLVLAYPASWEQEISPTITIDELNQLPAIRLPQSADPFYFDWQEALFQQLGWAPKTVQWAHGENTMLGLVAAGYGVAIVNERHFSRHSEQVRYTQLDILPQQASLHFVCKETSDNPALATFLKLLNNTY; this is encoded by the coding sequence ATGGAACTACGTCATCTCAAATATTTTCTGGCTGTTGCCGAAACACAAAACATCCGCTCAGCGGCAAAAAAGGTTCACGTAACCCAACCAGCTATTTCTAGAAAAATCAAAGAATTGGAAGATGAACTAGGCGTGCAACTATTTGACCGATTGCCTAAAGGCCTTTCGTTGAACAAAGCAGGAAAAGTGTATCAAAAGCATCTTGGTGCAGTGTTGCGTCAAATAGAAGATGCCAACGCCAAAGTGCGTCAGTTTGCGAAAACCGAATATGGCTCACTCGCCCTTGGCGCACCAGACTTTATTTTGTGGCAAGGTGAAGTCACAGAACAAATTAATCACTTTCGTCAGGCCAATGCACAAGTCGAGTTGGAAGTTTTTTCCGACTCTCCAGTCGTATTACTAAAGCGATTAGAATTAGGTCAAATTGATGGGACTTTTATCTATTTTCATTCACAGCTATCTGAAGAATATGAAACCCACTTGATCAGCAAAGACAAGCTGGTACTCGCTTACCCTGCGAGTTGGGAACAGGAAATTTCGCCAACGATAACCATCGATGAACTTAATCAGCTCCCCGCGATTCGCTTACCCCAAAGCGCCGATCCATTCTATTTTGATTGGCAAGAAGCTCTTTTCCAACAACTGGGTTGGGCACCAAAAACTGTGCAATGGGCGCATGGTGAAAACACCATGCTTGGGCTAGTCGCCGCGGGCTATGGCGTCGCTATCGTGAACGAAAGACATTTTTCGCGCCATTCCGAGCAAGTGCGCTACACACAATTAGACATATTACCGCAACAAGCGTCACTCCATTTTGTCTGTAAAGAAACATCCGATAACCCTGCACTTGCCACATTTCTAAAACTACTAAATAACACATATTAA